GACAAAGGCGAGAAGTCTGACTCGACCACAACCAATCAACCCATTCCCTTACACCCGGTTTACACTGTGACTGATATCCAGAAGAAGGTTCGTATGCTGGACGGATCCAAAGTCACATATTCTGCGTGGGTGAAGCTTTTTCACCTTCATGCACGTGGATATGAGGTTTTGGACCACATCACCTCTGAACCACCTCCCAAAGATGACCCAAATCATGCTCAGTGGATGAAAATTGATGCTATTGTCCTGCAATGGATCTATAGCACTTTGTCTGAAGATTATCTTCTTCGGGTTCTCGAATCCGAATCAACCGCTCTACAAGCTTGGAACCGAGTTAAAGCCATTTTTCACAATAATAAAGGCCCTCGGTGTGCAGCCCTTCAGACAAAATTTGTCAATCTCAAACTCAGTGCCTGCCCTTCCTTGGAAGCATACTGCCAGACTCTTCGTGATCTTGCTGCCCAGTTGGATGACGTGGGTAGTCCTGTGAATGAACAATCACTTGTTTTACAACTGGTACGGGGTCTACCTCGGGAATATGATACCATCGGCTCCATCATCAATCGCGAGATCCCGTCTTGGAATGAAGCCTGTGAGATGCTCCGCGGAGATCAAGAACGACAAGCTGCAAGAGACGGCACCCCAGCTCCTTCCGAAGCACTGGCTGCCGTGAACCCCAACTCACAGCCCCGTCGTGATGGCCAAAATCAAACCTATCAGCCTAGACGCGGGGACGGACCAACACGCTTCAGTTCAAACCCGGGTCGTAGGGGCCCTAGACGTGATGGCTATAACTCTCAACAGAACGGGGCCCAACCTGGACAGCAGCAATACCGCCAAGGATCTGGGTCCGGGTCCGGGTCTCGTGGTCAGGGAAACCGGAACCAATCTCGTGGACAGTCACCATGGGCCCAACATCCACCTCAAACATATCAGCCCACTCCACCTTTCTGGCCCGCGCCGTATTGGACCACACCACCGCCACCTTGTCCTTACCCTACCCAGCCGGGTTGGGCCTCGCCATGGCCCATGCAGTCTCCAAACGGCCCGCAGCAGCCCACTACTCATGAACAGTCCTCCGCTCAGGCTCACATGACTGATGTGAACCCCCTGGAACCCACTGAACTTGCAGAGGCCTTTCAAGCTATGGCTCTAGATCCTGAAAACCCACAATGGTTCATGGATACTGGTGCTACGAATCATCTCACTGCGGACTCAGGTATGATCTCTCACTCGTGTAAAAATTCCATTAAAAATGTGCTTGTTGGAAATGGCCATCTTTTACCAGTTGCGGGTTCGGGCAATACTGACCTTCCCTCAAATTCAAAACCTCTCCAACTTAAACACATTTTACACACACCCAATATCGTCAAAAACTTAATTTCTGTTCGCCAATTTACCCGTGATAATTGGGTGTCTGTCGATTTTGATCCTTTTGGCTTTTCTGTGAAGGATTTTCCGAGTGGGAAGATTTTGAGTCGGCACGACAGCACCAGTAACCTGTACCCACTCACAGCTCTCCAACCACCCGCTGCTTCCGCGTTTGTTTCCACAAGTCTGCAAGGCCCTTGGCACAACCGTCTAGGACATCCCGGCATGCATGTTCTAGATTATTTAAATTCCCGTAATTTTATTTCATGTAATAAGCAGACTCGTACCGTTTTTTGTGATTCATGTCAAATTGCCAAGAATAAACGCTTGCCTTTTATTTCATCTAAATCTTGCACTGTGTGTCCTTTTGATATTGTCCATTGTGACTTGTGGACCTCGCCTGTCCTTAGCAAAAACGGGTATAAATATTACTTGGTTATTATTGATGACTATACTCATTTTACATGGGTATACCCGCTAAAATTTAAGTCCGAAACGTACACCAAATTTACCCAATTTCATAAATTTGTTTCCACCCAATTCCACTTAAATATAAAAACATTTCAATGTGACATGGGTGGAGAATTCGACAACCTTCACTTTAAACAATTTGCCACCACACACGGTTTGCAATTTCGTTTTTCGTGCCCTCATACTTCTCAACAAAACGGGACTGCCGAGCGCATGATTCGTCGTCTTAACGAAATCATGTTGTCTCTCCTCACACATGCCTCTCTTCCACCTCACTACTGGGTGGAAGCTCTCCATACCTCAGTATACTTACATAACATACTCCCTGCCAAACCGATCGGATTTCGCACCCCCACTACTGCCCTCTATCTTAAAAACCCGGACTATGAACACCTTCGTGTGTTTGGTTGTGCCTGCTTTCCAAATCAATCTGACACCCGTCCACACAAACTCGCCCCTCGATCCTCCCCTTGTGTATTTCTTGGGTATCCTGCTGATCATCGTGGCTATAGATGCCTAGACCTCTCATCTGGGAAAATTATTTTATCTCGCCATGTCACCTTCAATGAGGTTGACTTTCCCCTATCCAAAACCTTTAAACCTGACCGCTCCTCCTATACTTTCCTTGACTCCGAACCCTCACCCCTACTTTTCACCCAGCCCATGCCTACTATATCCGCACCTTCACCTCCCACCGCCCCACCCACTCCTGTCATCCACCCTACTTCCCCTCAACCTACCTCCCACCCTTCTGCCCGCCCACCTCAGCCTCCAATAACATATTCCAGACGTACCTCACGGCCCATACCTTCTCCTATGCCTACGGCCCAGACTATGCCTCAGGCCCAACATCCACCAACCTCAGCCAACCCTCCTCCCACCGTTCCTCACCCACCCTCGGCCAGCCCTTTTAACACATCCGTACCTAACCCGGCTCCCCCACGACACCCCATGGTTACTCGGTCTCGTGACGGGACTTCCAAACCAAAAACACCTTTTAACCTCAATGTCGACACCATCTCACCCGTACCTAAATCCCACCTTGATGCCTTATCCGATCCGCACTGGTCAGATGCCATGAAAAACGAATACACGGCTTTAATGGATAATAACACGTGGGATCTTGTGCCTCGGCCGCATGATGCACACGTCATTCGGTGTATGTGG
This is a stretch of genomic DNA from Helianthus annuus cultivar XRQ/B chromosome 16, HanXRQr2.0-SUNRISE, whole genome shotgun sequence. It encodes these proteins:
- the LOC110901469 gene encoding uncharacterized protein LOC110901469; protein product: MGDKGEKSDSTTTNQPIPLHPVYTVTDIQKKVRMLDGSKVTYSAWVKLFHLHARGYEVLDHITSEPPPKDDPNHAQWMKIDAIVLQWIYSTLSEDYLLRVLESESTALQAWNRVKAIFHNNKGPRCAALQTKFVNLKLSACPSLEAYCQTLRDLAAQLDDVGSPVNEQSLVLQLVRGLPREYDTIGSIINREIPSWNEACEMLRGDQERQAARDGTPAPSEALAAVNPNSQPRRDGQNQTYQPRRGDGPTRFSSNPGRRGPRRDGYNSQQNGAQPGQQQYRQGSGSGSGSRGQGNRNQSRGQSPWAQHPPQTYQPTPPFWPAPYWTTPPPPCPYPTQPGWASPWPMQSPNGPQQPTTHEQSSAQAHMTDVNPLEPTELAEAFQAMALDPENPQWFMDTGATNHLTADSDSYRFL